TGATTGTAAATTGTTTCTCCTATTTTAGTctaaattgttatattattatgtattgTAATTGATTAGtagttgttttttaatttatggtaggtttaatgtttttttttaataaagtcaatttcattaaataaaaaaataaagaagttgTATCTTGTTTGTTAacttcaatttattaatattattattattttaattaaatgatctCTAATATAAACACAACAATTTGTATTACTGAAACTAAAAAAGTAAAGGAAAGAAAGACTGAAAAGCATGCATCAACAAGAACcctagttataaaatataattaatttaattagtcattgtttttaaataatatataataaagaataatGCTAGAAAAagattatcaaataaatattaattaaaaccaCCAGTCCAAGTCAAACCTGAGATCCCCCACCTCTCCGTCTCTTGTGAAATCCATATACCTAGAAcctgttttattatatatataagttaatttaCTTCTCTTTTCTTTATCAAGAACTTTAGATATGGAAGGAATGTAATTGAATTGATTCATTCCAACAGATCAATATTAGTGAGATTAATCATGAGAAAACCTTGCTGCGAAAACGAAGATAAGAACAAAGGAGCTTGGTCCAAACAAGAAGATCAAAAGCTTATTGATTTTGTTCAAAAGAATGGTGAAGGAAATTGGCGAAAACTCCCACTATCTGCAGGTTCAAATCACTTCTTTATGTAGAAATATAtgtttatcaatattattattaatgaaaacattatcaatatatttatatacttgtGAATCAGGCTTGCTTCGATGTGGAAAGAGTTGTCGGTTGAGATGGATAAATTATCTTAGGCCTGACCTTAAACGAGGTAACTttggagaagatgaagatgacCTAATTATCAAGCTCCATGCTCTATTGGGAAACAGGTACTGCCTATACTTTCAATTGTCATAttctatttttcttcttcttctcttaacatttatgtatatttttttttgttaatatgttaaataGATTGTTCataaatattgttaattagGTGGTCGTTAATAGCTGGAAGACTACCTGGAAGAACAGATAACGAGGTTAAAAACTATTGGAATTCACATCTCAAGAAGAAACTTATAAAATGTGGCATTGATCCGAATAATCATTCAATCAATAATCGCCCAACTCCATATTATTCTCAAGAACGCGCTAAATCACAAGAGATTAATAAGCCCGTTCTTGAATCAAACGCCACAATAGCTGGAGAAGAAACAAGTCATGTGGTACCTGATTTGAATCTTAAAATAGAATTGTCTGATAATTTGAAGGTTGTGGAAGAGAAGAAAGAGCAAGAGTTAATGACCGTCGCAAAAGAAAAGATCGAGGGCAAGCATTTTGCTACTCTCGCCCTCTTCACgtaatctcatatatatatatatatatgcatattattgtaaattaatttccctatatgatatatatagttCTCTAATTGTTGTTGTTATTGTCATTTTGAATTATATAGTTGAAGCAGAAGGAACAAATGGTATTTAGTTTTGTGCCTATCTGTCTAtggcaatttattaaaaaataccatgttatataactaattattaagtCTTTGATACTtgaatattgtttaattttgtgcaagaaatttaaaatttgttgttAATCCAAGAAGGGTTTAACAATGAACTGCTTATTAGAATCTTCTAAGGAAggaagaatattaattatagatGAAGTTTTGGATAAGGTTATATGTGTATACTTCATGCAACTTTAAAAGAATCCCATAAAAATGTTGGCTAAAAGCATTATCCAAAAGacaatgaaatatttaatcacATGGATTAGGTTACTAATTTCGTTTTAATAAAGCCTATATCATGATGTCAATAACCAAAATCACAATACAATTTCAATAACAAATATTGAATTGAAGTTGAAAATTCATATTGCCCATTTTACTCaaatagtttgttttttttttaggtttttctACCATAAGAGGATGTCTTTTTAGGTTTTTCTAGTATAGGAGgatgttttatttcttttttcacCACTCAGATTTTAGTTGGTGCGTTCTTTTGTTCGGTGCGATATTTTATTTAGTCGGATCGAATTTATCATCTCCAATTTTGTATTCTGAATAATACTTTTCAATTGTGTTGGTGACTATTTTTCGAACCCGTGTTTATCTTTTTCTTTGCAGCAAATGAGatgattttgtaaaattttaagttttattttttgaattttaatttttataggtTTATCTATATTTTGACCATATTTGTAGATGGTCAGTTATCATTTGACAGAACTTTATTTGGTGTTGTTTACCAATCCTCAggtaaatataaatttc
This is a stretch of genomic DNA from Impatiens glandulifera chromosome 4, dImpGla2.1, whole genome shotgun sequence. It encodes these proteins:
- the LOC124935594 gene encoding transcription factor MYB8-like gives rise to the protein MVWNFRYGRNVIELIHSNRSILVRLIMRKPCCENEDKNKGAWSKQEDQKLIDFVQKNGEGNWRKLPLSAGLLRCGKSCRLRWINYLRPDLKRGNFGEDEDDLIIKLHALLGNRWSLIAGRLPGRTDNEVKNYWNSHLKKKLIKCGIDPNNHSINNRPTPYYSQERAKSQEINKPVLESNATIAGEETSHVVPDLNLKIELSDNLKVVEEKKEQELMTVAKEKIEGKHFATLALFT